GATGCTCGCCTCACCCGCCGAGTCGCTCGAGGCGGCACTCATCGAGTTCGACGGGGCGGTGAGCGTGGAGTACAAACTCGACGGTGCACGCATCCAGGTGCACCGCCACGAGGACGCGGTGTGGATCTTCACCCGCACGCTGCGCGACATCACCGCATCGGTCCCCGAACTGGTCGAACTCGTCCGGGCGCTGCCGTGCCGCAGTGTCGTGCTCGACGGCGAGACACTCGCGCTCACCGATGCCGGCCGTCCCCGACCGTTCCAGGAGACCATGAGCCGGTTCGGTGCCCGCTCCGAACGCGAACTGCTTCTCCACCCGTACTTCTTCGACTGCCTGCACCTCGACGGCGCCGACCTGCTCGACGAGCCGCTGTCGGTGCGTCGCGACCATCTCGCCCGCGTCGCGGGTGAGCACCGCATCCCCGCGCTCGTCGCTCCGGACGCCGACAGCGCCGAGGCGCACCTCGGTGACTCGCTCGGCAACGGTCACGAGGGCGTCATGGTGAAGTCGCTCACATCGACCTACACCGCCGGCCGCCGGGGCCGAGCCTGGCAGACGGTCAAACCCGAGCACACCCTGGATCTCGTGGTGCTCGCCGCCGAATGGGGTTACGGGCGCCGCACCGGCTTCCTGTCCAACCTGCACCTCGGTGCCCGCGACCCCGACGGTGGTCCGCCGATCATGGTCGGGAAGACGTTCAAGGGACTCAGCGACGCGCTGCTGCAGTGGCAGACAGAGGAATTCCCACGCCACGAGACACACCGCGACGAGCACACCGTCCACCTGCGACCCGCGATCGTCGTCGAGATCGAACTCGACGGAGTGCAGACGAGCAGCCGCTATCCGGGCGGGGTGGCGCTGCGCTTCGCACGGGTGCTGCGGTACCGGCCCGACAAGTCGGCCGCCGACGCCGACACCATCGATGCGGTCCGCGCGCTGCTGCCCGCGGCACCGGTTCCCGGAAGCCGCCTACCGTAGAAGGAGTGATCGACGTTCCACTCCGTTCCGACGACCTGCCCACTCTCCTGCACGGCCGTCGGATCGCTGTTCTCACCGGCGCCGGGCTGTCGACGGACTCCGGTATCCCCGACTATCGCGGACCGGACTCGCCGCCCCGCAACCCGATGACCTACCAGCAGTTCGTCGGCGACGCGGAGTTCCGGCAACGCTACTGGGCCCGCAACCACGTCGGCTGGAAGCACATGGACGCCGCCCGCCCGAATCCCGGGCACCGGGCGCTCGCGGCCCTCGAACGCGCCGGTTCCGTCGTCGGCGTGATCACCCAGAACGTCGACCTGCTGCACACGAAGGCCGGCAGCCGGCAGGTCATCGACCTGCACGGCACCTACGCGCAGGTCCGATGCCTGTCGTGCGAACACCGCATCTCGCGGTTCACGCTGCACGAACGGCTGTGCGCGGCCAATCCGGGATTCGACGACCGGATGCGCGCGAC
This window of the Rhodococcus pyridinivorans genome carries:
- a CDS encoding ATP-dependent DNA ligase, with amino-acid sequence MLLHSVVDTSVAVAATRSRRTKIDLLRELLGRAEPHEVEAVVSWLSGEMTQGRLGVGFRTLAGLSAPVADDPVLDVDEVSGFLDRLAGISGSGSTAARQQLLLDLFGRATEAEQRFLVALLGGELRQGALEGVMTDAVAAAAGLPVEPVRRAVMLSGRLAQAAAAAFEGGVDALAEFGLELGRPVRPMLASPAESLEAALIEFDGAVSVEYKLDGARIQVHRHEDAVWIFTRTLRDITASVPELVELVRALPCRSVVLDGETLALTDAGRPRPFQETMSRFGARSERELLLHPYFFDCLHLDGADLLDEPLSVRRDHLARVAGEHRIPALVAPDADSAEAHLGDSLGNGHEGVMVKSLTSTYTAGRRGRAWQTVKPEHTLDLVVLAAEWGYGRRTGFLSNLHLGARDPDGGPPIMVGKTFKGLSDALLQWQTEEFPRHETHRDEHTVHLRPAIVVEIELDGVQTSSRYPGGVALRFARVLRYRPDKSAADADTIDAVRALLPAAPVPGSRLP
- a CDS encoding NAD-dependent protein deacetylase; amino-acid sequence: MIDVPLRSDDLPTLLHGRRIAVLTGAGLSTDSGIPDYRGPDSPPRNPMTYQQFVGDAEFRQRYWARNHVGWKHMDAARPNPGHRALAALERAGSVVGVITQNVDLLHTKAGSRQVIDLHGTYAQVRCLSCEHRISRFTLHERLCAANPGFDDRMRATTGLEVAPDADAVVTDTEDFVVVDCERCDGMLKPDIVYFGETVPRPRVDLAFSVVDGADALLVAGSSLTVQSGLRFVRRAVQRNIPVVVINRGPTRGDALAILKLEAGTSETLAFLADAVTAPTS